CAATAGGAAGATGCACCATTCAGGGATCTACACTAAAGTGAGGGAAGTAATTGATGTTGACTCCAGGTATTACCTAATTGGAGCAGACTACCCTCGCTGCAGTAAATGTATGATTCCTGTCTGCCCTTGGAGTTCGGAGATCTTAAAACAACTGGATCCCTCCCACAGAAATAAATTCCCAGCTGTTCTGACTACTCACCTTGCCCTTGACAGGAAGTGTGTAACCTTGCTAAAGCCTAGAACTGCAGGAAACAGTTCTAGTTACTTGCAGCAAGCGCTGGAAGAAATTCATAGTGAGGAGTGGGCAAGACGGACTATAGATTACCTGACAGACTGTGAGTTCCATAAAAAAAATGTGCCCTGACCCAACTAGAAGTGGTTTATGAGCAGCCACCACCCTATTGCCCCCTACCTCTAGCACAGTGGTTTGAGACCGCCCATGCCAACGAAATTCTGAGTCACCATGATGAGCTAAAGGGTGTCATAACATCAACATATGGTAGCATCCTGAAGCTTGATTCTACCAAAAaggtaaatgtgtgtgtgtgtgtgtttatatattttttataaatatgcatataaACTTAAATTGATGTTCAATGATTATACCTTATGTGTTTATGTAATTATATAGATCACTAAAAAGCTTGCTGGTGGCATTGCGGACACAGCTACCTGGATGACCAACGTTGGAAATGAGTTTGGCCAAGTCCTAAACTGTGTCCTAACCACTGGTGAGGGAGCTGCTCTAGACGACTTGTGTCAGGGCATTGTGAAGCGATACAAGGATGCTGGGGAGCCAGAGCCAGCTGTGATTTATGTTGATAGGGACTGCTTCTGCAAGACAGGTTTGTAGCTTTTTAACTATTCCTAATAGGAATGTGTATGCATTTATAGTGGTTATAAATGCATAATTTGTATTAGCAAGTATATGAGGTAAATTTCAGAATGAGAATAAATCACAGATCtgcatggttaccacaaaattgGTAACagggtaacactttagtatggGGAACACTTATTGATTATAAATTATGACTTTTGTATCAGTTAACCTTTCAATTTACTGCTAATAATTAGATAATAAGGTAGTTGTTGTTGTAGCCGTTAGGTTTAGGTATTGGATTGGGTAAAGGGATGTACAATATGGTCATGCAGAACAAGGCATTAATATGTCCTTTATAAGCACTAATGAACAGCCAATATGTAACCTAATAAGACACTAGTTAAAAGTAAGAATTGGTCCCAatactaaagtgttaccaaaatggAAATATAGCATGAGAACCCCAGTTCACTGTTTGCAGTCAAGTAAacacaaatgtatttaattcaGAAAAAGCATAATTGTTTAATtatgtaaatttaaatgtaagaAAAGACTTAACCTTTCCTTGTTTCTTATTTGTCTAGGTGTGACTCCAGTTCTTACCTGGTTTCGACCATGGAAGGTCACAGTGCGTCTTGATGTATTCCACTTCATGCGACGGTTCACTGCTGGTCTTACAACAGAGCACCATCCCTTGTATGGCACTTTCTGCTCCAAGTTGTCCAGCTGTATCTTTGAATGGGACAAGGATGACATCTCTCATCTTAAAGAGGCAAAAAAGACAATGCATGGGGGGCATATTCCAACAGAGGCCCAAATCCTCTCAAGCATTACTTCCAGTGAGCTAGCCAAGCACTGCAGGAGGAGGACACGCGGAGTTGAAGAAACTCGTGCCTTGATTCAAGGACTGCTGGACTTCATGTGGGAACTGACCGACACGACTGGCTTGCGCCTTGTCAATCCAGAGAGCATGACACGCGTGTGGGAGGTACAGCAGAAACATTTACCCTGCATTCAAGATCCACCCGGTGTTCAGCTTTACACAAAACTGGGCTCCGGGTTACAGAAGGGAGACAAGGTTCTGGATGTACTGAGGTGTGGCAGAGGGTCCTCTTCTCTGGAAAGCTTTCATCGCCATCAGTGCACTTTTATTCCAGGTAAATTGAAATAATATGACAGTATGTGTATATTTAAGGATGTGTTGTCACAATACTGAAATTTCTAACTTTAAAACAATACCTCGAAAAACATCAATTaccattttaaaattacatggGAAAATTGCCACAAAATTAAAGGCATAAAATTTGAACAGATTTTGgtcaaaaataaattaacaactGAATAAGTGTTATATCAATTGGGTTTATGATGGTATTTTAACCATATGAAACCTTATGTATTTCAGGGTGGAGATGTAATGCTCTTCATACTCAGATGTACATGCTTGAGGGTGCATCAAGATGGAACATCAACCGGGCTCATCAGGCTGTGGACATAAGTGGTGTATCACATACCAAAATGTATGACGCACGTTTAATGTCCTACATGAACATACTCAGCAACAGAGTCCTTGGATGTGCACTCCTTCCAGAATTTACACCCCCTGGGAAACCCTCTGGTAGGATTCATTATTGTACATTCTCTTAAAATTGTGATTTCAGGCACCAGTGTGTTTCAAAAGCTTTTCATCACGCCTGAACACTAAAACTtgttcagtttcagcaactagtcggaccattaaacaaacagaaaccggaagtaaagttagGACCAGACGCTTATCGCTTCACCTCACGTGCgcccgatgaaaccatctataagcacttattttattattgttttgccCTCCTATGATAACTATTTGTTTCCTAAttcttgtaagtcgctttgtaAGTCTGCTAAATGGTAATGTAATGTGAATGTGGTTATTAGATGTGTCTGTGAGGTTACAAGTATTCGATTTAGTTTTTCCATTCCACGTTGTtgatttattttactttcatgtGTTTCTTGCAAATAATTGATTATTAGCCTGATATATTTATCTTATTACTAAATGTTTAATGACTCTTTATTGCAGATGAACGTATAGCTGTGGAGTACTTGCTGGCACAGTCTGACAGAGGAGACCTGCTCTCTCCACTGGAGCATGGTGAAGTGGGCTTAACTCTGCCAGAGATGCAGGTTGAGGTTCAGGAGGATGAGTGTCTGGATGTCACAATATGTGATGCAGCTTACATCAGTTTAGATACCCACACCTTTGGCAGATCAAGTAGTCATGATTCATTAAGCTCCTCTCTGGTAATGTCAGTTGTCTTGATCTTTTGTCATTTAAATGACATAGAAATGTTACTTTACTTGTTTATTATGATTAAACTTTTTATTAACCCCTTACAAAATTTGTTAACATTTGTTGACTACATCAGTTAAAATGAAGTAGCAATAACCACATTTTATAAAGCATTTATTGATCTTAGTTTCTGTTAATCTCAGCATTTACTTATACATGGTTAAAATCAGAGTTGTATctatgaaaataaatgaacctgaactgacattaactaacaaaaGAACAGCTTTATTATGTATGTTAACAAAGATGAACAAGTACTGTAACTAAAGAATTGCTTAGTCTTACTGTAGATATTAatgcattaaattaataaaaatattaaccaTTATTGTTAAGTTTCACAAATTATTAATACTAGTAAATGTTTTGAACAATATGTGTTGTTGTAGCTCTAATTTATTCTTCTCttacaaatgtttaaaaaatatctagGAAGCCAGTGTTCCAATAGATGGCTCTTGCAGTCCTGATGTTGAAGACATTTTCTGTGCTGAGCCTAGCACATCAGCTCCGGTAAAGTTTCTAATAATTGATGCGAATGGTTGTAATTTGTAAAGAATGGTTTATCAGAGaactgttaaaggaatagttcacccaaaaatacaaattctgtcattattttttcactctcatgttgttatcaacctgtataaatgtgtttttttctgatgaacatgaaggaagatattttgaggaatgttttgtaaccaaaccaatcatgagccccattcacttccatactAGGATAAAATAATAGTATGGAATTGAATAaggctcatgaatggtttggttacatcaaaatatcttcttttgtgtttattaaaacaaagaaatgtatataggtttgtaacaacttaagggggagtaaatgatgacagaatcttCATTTTTGGAGAACTATCCTTTGATAAACTATTTTGTAATGTAGAgcttagttttttttgtttccTTTTTCAGGACAATAGATGTGATTCAAGGGGTGTTCCTGGATGGGAGGCAGTGGATAACCTTGCAGGGTTCCTTGTCAGCCTCAACCGCACTATCACTGCTTTGTCAACCATCGAGATAGGCCAGCAAGCAGCTGAGAGGTAAGTTAAGCTGTACGGCACAGATGTTAATCTCTAGTCTTGTTTCATGCTGCCTGTGTAGTAATTTAATTCCTTTCTAAggctaaaaaaacattttagagTCAGAGAATCATGAGATCTTGGACTTTTTTCAGTGTGTGGGCTTTATCTGtgtaaaatttaaaaatataagtagTCTATATGCCTACAAAGCTATAATGAGCCATAGTATACCAATCATACATAATTCCATCAAAGCATATTTATATCCACAGACTGTTCATGATTCATGGCCAGGCTGCCGAGAGACCTGATGCCAACAGGATTTCAGAATGTGTCGCACTCAAGCTTTTGAAGGAGTTCAATGAAGCAAGAAACAGGCCCAGAGACAACAAGGGCAAAGTCTTTGCCATTCCTCAGGCGATTGTGATGACATACAGTCACATTAAGCAGCTGCTTGAAGACTGCAGAGAGATACTGGAGAAGACCAACTTGGTGCTAGTTACGGTCAACAACACTACAGTGTCGTCTTGGTAAGTTTTGTTTTGGCTTCCTAGAATCACTTCAGTAGTATATTCCTATCAACGACAGCACGTACAGAAGTATCTACAGAACTAACTGTTCTTAATTGCAAATATATTTGTTGTCAAGGTGATCAGCTGTGCCATTGCAATGTCAGTTTCTCCACAATAATGGTCATCATTAACAGTTGTGTATAACAGATGGCTAATATAGGTATTTAAAGCCAGCACTTCTTATAGGTGTATTGAATCTCACTgcaaattgtatattttttcattgcatttatttacatcatttTGTTGTAGTTATCAATTGTATTGAAAAAAGTATTCATCTATATTCATCTATTTTTGCATACTGTGCACAGtgtaattatattattataaactAAAGTAAGTATTAAGGAATAACAGACCTCAGAATGTTGCAACTGAtgaataacaataaaatatttcagaCAATGTATCCAGCTGTTTATCACCGAatcatatacataaaaataatatagACTGTCCTGATCacatattttgattttgttttacaaAAATTGACAGATctgtacatttattatttagACTTTGTCAAGTCACCTTTATTTCTATAGCACTACTGATTCAAAGTACCTTTACTGTGATaaccacaaaaaaaatgtttcagagTTAAATTCTAGTGTGAAGCCGCTactaaaaggaaaaaaaactgtaattgttCGGCTGAAGCCAGCTTAATGTTGATTCAAATCCATTTAATAACTGCAAAGTAATCAAATTGTGAAATTACTTTATCGTTATCATCCAGGGccgggtttcccgataacgattgaacttagcacttaagagcgctttctacgagctacgTAACGAACATTCtttgttcatttacgtgcgtttcccaaagatgcacgtgaaacaatcgctcgcagctgggttttaagtgctacttacgagtcgctatccatttgtcaagtgctgaaatgtcaccaatagaacgactcgaatttgtagcagaagcttgtttaggctaatgatcttcagcagatgtgcactaatatttttaataatatattttcattattgttcaatgactttttaaatgttttaataatttattaaatattattttccgtatttagttaggactcgtcccactgtGAAATGCCTTCTGCGTTTCTATTatagtttagattattattattatttgttgtttattctatatgtttatttattattaaggattattgcattgtaccgtaaatatatatttggtttctttaattaGATGCCATTTCCCTTCAAAACAATGTTTAGATTAATTATAGCAGCTATCGGTatgaaccatttatcaatttgctataccaacttttaccaaaatacaaaaaacttttAACAACTTGTACAAAATACGTTTTCCTTCTTTATTCatttatgtttagtcatttaaatttgatttctcatttgaattgtaaatatattatattatatatttaatataaaataaacaaagaaaaacccaataaataaataaacattaaaaacattgcattatcgtcattgcaggagtgcaatttgcgGGTTGTCCTGTAGGTGACCTTGTAACTCtgttgtcttacgatgcacttatgaatgaacgattactccagaccactcgtagatctacgaggATTTTCAAGTGCAACTTAAGttacgaagcttttgggaaacagcccgtaattctaagatgattcgtacgatcgtttttacgatctacttagccttacgatgcttttgggaaacccggcccagCTTAGTTTATTTCTCATACAATTTTAATTGTTTGAATAAACAATCATTTGAGATATTGCTATGTAGTACATAACATTAGGTGAGTGTACTAAATAGtaaatttttaattttgaaaGTAGTTTTGCTCTCTTCAAACCtgatgtttgtttttctttcccaGGCTTCTTGACAGGAAAACAAGAACGGGTCGAGACACCTTGCTGCAAGGAGTGCAATTCCATCAGCATGTTGGTTTGGCAAATGAGCCGCTTCCAAAGCCTAAAGAGCTCCCATCTGCACCTGTACAACATGGACATGTTGCCATTGAATTCCAGGAGCCTGAAAATCGGGAGGGTGAGGCAGTTATTCGTCAGCGTAAATATGCACGAACTGGAACTGCAATGTCTTCtattacacacacagagctaggGCTAGGAGACACATCGCCATTAGGCACAGGCTATTCTTCTGCAGCAGAAGCCCAGCAACTGCCAGGGTTGCATACCTGGCCTGGATATTCTGACTGGTCTTCTCCGCTGTATCCACCACATCATGGTTTGTCTTTCCATCCACCACCGGCTCCACCAATGCCTCACGGGTGGTCTTCCCTTCCACCAGGCC
The DNA window shown above is from Paramisgurnus dabryanus chromosome 23, PD_genome_1.1, whole genome shotgun sequence and carries:
- the LOC135781653 gene encoding uncharacterized protein; this encodes MIHGQAAERPDANRISECVALKLLKEFNEARNRPRDNKGKVFAIPQAIVMTYSHIKQLLEDCREILEKTNLVLVTVNNTTVSSWLLDRKTRTGRDTLLQGVQFHQHVGLANEPLPKPKELPSAPVQHGHVAIEFQEPENREGEAVIRQRKYARTGTAMSSITHTELGLGDTSPLGTGYSSAAEAQQLPGLHTWPGYSDWSSPLYPPHHGLSFHPPPAPPMPHGWSSLPPGQQPSAPPPYSQGRSSFPSDQQPSAPPPHFQGWSSLPPGQQPSAPPPPHSQGWSSFPPGQQLSAPPPPRNRQRAWRLHKAALADQESMARGEPPKKRYTKEHYHYQCKACGHSKSKLTGHSQVKGKWYCPASGQTITEWKDSLTL